A genome region from Baekduia alba includes the following:
- a CDS encoding HNH endonuclease, with amino-acid sequence MEEVQGYCGRPCEHIDHVVARARGGQDAWPNLTASCARGNGRKQHNSLLASPAGRVRQRGEHALRRRAHEAATFAAYARNSSVSCSRPRVLLAGFWARCSSDASAGGRTGVSSAAMHAHAYL; translated from the coding sequence GTGGAGGAAGTCCAGGGCTACTGCGGTCGTCCATGCGAACACATCGACCATGTGGTGGCCCGCGCGCGTGGCGGACAGGACGCGTGGCCCAACCTAACGGCGAGTTGCGCACGTGGTAACGGCCGCAAGCAACATAATTCTCTATTGGCGTCGCCAGCGGGTCGGGTCCGCCAGCGCGGCGAACACGCCCTCCGCCGGCGCGCTCATGAGGCGGCGACCTTCGCCGCGTACGCGCGCAACTCGTCGGTCTCCTGCTCCCGGCCGCGGGTGTTGCTCGCGGGGTTCTGGGCGCGCTGCTCGTCGGACGCCTCAGCCGGCGGGCGGACCGGCGTATCATCCGCAGCGATGCACGCGCACGCCTACCTCTAG